A single window of Gossypium arboreum isolate Shixiya-1 chromosome 13, ASM2569848v2, whole genome shotgun sequence DNA harbors:
- the LOC108464054 gene encoding probable folate-biopterin transporter 4 — translation MIQCIKQLKTAFGLAFLWLVCLIYFTQGFRSFVWTAVSYQLKDRLKLSPSASQFVFSVSFFPWSIKPIYGILSDCIPIKGKKRIPYLVISTVMSLVPWLILGINASTRSSIWHLMILLTLQNLGSAMADVVVDAMIAEAVRFEKASFAGDLQSLSWLSMAFGGVCGSLLGGYALTNLVIDIIFLLFSILPAIQLFSCGLVEESSMGGEVLSDFSISSDSHHLNGKANDLDEDGSLEKKSNVSARKRKKGQKKSKKTQLTGRKAQTPSPGKGKSLPLLWFQSLKYATYNLCRAFKQPMILRPMAWFFLAHVTVPNLSTVMFYYQTEFLKLEASFLGTVRVIGWLGLMLGTFTYNQYLKKMKLRRILALTHIGLAFLNLFDVILVSRINVAFGVSDKTLVLCGSALSDAVNQFKFMPFLILSGQLCPPGIEGTLFALFMSINNFGSTVGSFVGAGLASILNISSGSFGNLLLGINIQLFCTFIPVVLLFLIPKEATGIAS, via the exons ATGATACAATGTATAAAGCAGCTCAAAACGGCATTTGGTTTGGCGTTTTTGTGGCTCGTTTGTTTGATTTACTTCACCCAG GGTTTCAGATCATTCGTATGGACAGCAGTTTCTTACCAGTTGAAGGATAGGCTTAAGTTGTCACCTTCGGCTTCCCAATTTGTGTTTTCAGTATCATTTTTCCCATGGAGCATAAAACCTATATACGG GATTTTGTCTGACTGCATTCCGATTAAAGGGAAAAAAAGGATCCCATATTTGGTGATTTCCACTGTGATGTCTCTTGTGCCATGGCTTATTCTGGGTATAAATGCCTCCACAAGGAGTTCCATATGGCACCTCATGATCTTATTAACACTGCAGAACCTAGGTTCTGCAATGGCAGATGTTGTGGTTGATGCAATGATCGCTGAGGCTGTACGATTTGAGAA GGCCTCCTTTGCCGGAGACCTTCAGTCATTGTCATGGTTATCGATGGCTTTTGGTGGAGTGTGTGGGAGTTTGCTAGGAGGATATGCATTAACCAACTTAGTGATAGATATTATCTTCCTTCTTTTCTCTATACTTCCAGCCATACAGTTGTTTTCATGTGGTTTGGTCGAAGAGAGTTCTATGGGCGGTGAAGTTTTATCTGATTTCTCTATTTCAAGTGATTCCCATCATTTGAATGGAAAAGCTAATGATTTGGATGAAGACGGTTCTTTGGAAAAGAAATCCAATGTTAGTgccagaaaaagaaagaagggccAAAAGAAAAGCAAAAAGACACAACTTACAGGCAGAAAAGCACAGACTCCGAGTCCTGGAAAGGGCAAGTCCCTGCCATTACTGTGGTTCCAGTCCCTGAAATATGCCACTTACAATTTGTGCCGTGCTTTTAAACAGCCTATGATTTTGAG ACCGATGGCTTGGTTTTTCCTAGCACACGTTACTGTTCCAAACCTTTCAACAGTCATGTTCTACTATCAGACCGAGTTTTTGAAGTTGGAAGCATCTTTTTTGGGGACTGTACGAGTTATTGGATGGTTAGGACTCATGCTAGGGACATTTACATATAATCAGTACTTGAAGAAAATGAAGTTACGGAGAATTCTTGC GTTGACTCACATTGGTTTGGCTTTCTTGAATctctttgatgttattttggtgtCTCGAATTAATGTTGCATTTGGAGTATCAGACAAGACCTTGGTTCTTTGTGGATCTGCACTTTCAGATGCCGTCAACCAATTCAA GTTCATGCCATTCTTGATCTTGTCCGGACAGCTTTGCCCACCAGGGATTGAAGGAACACTTTTTGCTCTCTTTATGTCAATAAACAACTTTGGGTCCACTGTAGGATCGTTTGTAGGCGCTGGGTTGGCATCAATCTTGAACATCTCTTCAGGATCTTTCGGCAACCTTCTTTTAGGCATCAATATTCAACTCTTTTGCACTTTCATTCCTGTTGTGCTCCTGTTTTTGATACCGAAGGAAGCTACAGGGATAGCATCATAA